Part of the Quercus robur chromosome 5, dhQueRobu3.1, whole genome shotgun sequence genome, CAACAAAagctattattttgaaattaaggCATTAATAAACTAAAGTGCCACCTCATTAGCCTAaccattttagtattttacatAAATAGTTAAGGTACCCATAGTCAGTTGGGCCAATGAAAAGCCCAACCGCTGATTCAATTTCTCATAGCTCAAAAGAAAACGTGGGAGAAAAGACCTTGAAAAACGTTGAAGATTTTGATTTTTACGAGcataatattacattatttgaatttattactTGGTTAAGGAATTTTAATGCTATGGACTATATTAGAAAATctaaagccaacaaaaaagGTAAAAAGGAAATTGATTAAGTTTGATTCATCATGCAGTGAAAGCCCTTCGTGAAATAGCTGAACAATTGGGAAAGAAAGACTGGAATACCAATGTGGACCCATGCATAAATGAGTCAAGTTGGTTAACGCCAAAATTGGATTCGAGGCCACTGTACAACAATTCTCTCTTCTGCAATTGCTCCTACCCTGATAGTGTATGCCATGTCATTGGATTGTACGTAAAACTTTCATTCACTAATCAACCGAAAGAACAAATTGCATAGTGTGTATATGTTGGGTCTTCTTGTATAGCTCGTTGACTGAATAGAATTTATATAATacatagatattttattttaaaattaaatcttcaaatttcCTCAAATTTTTAGTTGGATGTAAAACAGatgatatttatttgatttttaaatgccACCAATCTTACATACTGAATAGAATTTATATAATacatagatattttattttaaaattaaatcttcaaatttcCTCAAATTTTTAGTTGGATGTAAAACAgttaatatttatttgatttttaaatgccTCCTTTCTTACATACTGAATAGAATTTATATAATacatagatattttattttaaaattaaatcttcaaatttcCTCAAATTTTTAGTTGGATGTAAAACACatgatatttatttgatttttaaataccACCTATCTTACATCTAAATAGAAATTTGAGTGAATTAGACCATTGAGAATCTTCTCCCAAAAATTTGTTAGTGTATGTATATATCAACAATTTGGACTACATGAGACCTTGGGTGGGAGTTTAGTGGTCAAGCACTTCGTTGGTTTGTCCCCCTCACCTTAGTGCTTTGGTTTGAGTCGTGTGGAGCGCACGACCTGCATTTGGTGGggcttttttattaaaaaaaaaaaaaaattattacatgtAAATATTCAAGTATATATCCTTGTCACACAGGTTTCTTCAAGGGCAAGATCTTGACGGTGTGCTTCCACGAGCTCTGGTGAAGCTACCATACCTGAAGTCCCTGTAAGAAGAGTAACCATTATTTGTTTTACTAATTAGCACTTCCAAAAATTGATTTAACCACCTAATTGCACAATTTCCTCTTGATTGTAGTCTTCTCACTCTTAACTACCTCAGTGGTAACATACCCCACGAATGGGCTTCTACACAGTTGGAATTTCTGTAAGTCATTCCTCAGTTcatgttaattgaattgaattaaAAAGGCCAACAAAATGTTAATCGTCTAAGGTTAGCCATTAAATTCTTattcttatttaattaattgaatttgCTACAGGTCTCTCTCTATGAACAACTTATCAGGACCACTTCCAAGCTTCTTGGGAAACATTACCACACTTACATATCTGTATGCTCttattgtctttttctttctcaccAATAATATAGGGAAAATGCTAGAGCTACTGCGAATTTAACAACATAAAACTTATGATATGACAATGAAAGTTGATAAGTGGACTTCAACCACTGATGAATGAATGTTTGAATTGGTTTTTGGTAATTGGTGACACATCGGTTTGTAAACtctatgtagtaaaatttgtagtatttctATCATCACTTGTCATATAGACAATAAATTATGTCATACTTCCACTTGGTCTAACCGGCTTTAATATTTGAGAATATATTATGTACTTAGGGGCATAGAGAACAATCTGTTTTCTGGAATGGTTCCCCTTGAGCTTGGAAAGTTGGTTAACTTGGAGAATCTGTGagtgtttctttgttttctttttcttaattttttaaataaagtttgaTTTGTCACTTTTAAATTGtcattgattttcttaattctgAACACATGAAATAACCTCAACTTTCCTTTTGGTGACTGTAGCATTCTTAGTGCTAACAATTTCTCAGGAGAGTTGCCAGTCGCACTTACTAATTTGACCAAATTAACAGAACTGTAAGTGGTTGATACATTTTCTGTGGCTGATAGTACTTTTAGAATTTCCTTGAAAAAAACTTAGTCATTTTGGTGACTATAGCATTCTTCTTGTTTGTATTTTGTTCAATAATGTTTCTGTTTTGGGACATATGCAGTAGAATTAGCAGTAACAACTTCACTGGAAGAATGCCCGACTTTTTTCGAAGTTGGAAACAGCTTCAGAAATTGTGTGTGCctttttccttgattttttaaatataaatcttTAAATAAGGTTTCAGGTGTGATCCAAATCCAATTGAATTGAGTTGTTAACAGAGAGATCCAAGCTAGTGGTTTTGAGGGGCCCATTCCTTCTAGCATTTCTATCTTGAGTAATTTAACCGAGCTGTGAGTACAGCCCTCCAAGATAACAGTTCTTGAGTTGCATAATCCCTATGATAGGTTCGTGTGATTTTTAATATGACAAACTAACACTTATTGATGATGTAACTCTATGTAGAAGGATCAGTGACTTAGTTGGAGAGGGatcaaaatttccaaacttAAGTAGCATGAGGCGCATGTGGAGATTGTAAGTCTTTTGttgtaaaatactaaaatgcaATGAATTTGGAACAATACAAAATTTCTAGTAGTCTTGCTTACCTAAGGTTTATTTACTTTTCAGGATGCTGAGGAGTTGTAACATCACTGGATCAATTCCTCCATACATATCAAACATGAAAATGATTCAAATTTTGTAGTTCTCTTTTTCCCTCTATTTATTATAGATacatctatctatctatatctaaaagctgaagcgttgcatttattgttgttatgcaCCTGTTGAGTCACATCAGCGGCCACACATTATTTACCTATTTCTCATTTCTCTCCATTACTTCCAAACATAACttttcttttaccttttcatctctccactactaTTAATTTTAATGTCACTCTTCGGctatcttttcttcttccttttattttgactcttcttatcCCCGTTCTATTActataaatatgatattttctaTCCCATTCTATACATATTTTCTCACAAGTAAAAGGTTAttactctctttctcactcatgttttatttttatgtgaattttttattttttgtatctctACTTTAGATTGATGTATTTATGTGTTCTTTAGAGTTTTACTTTGGGTTGCAATTTGGTTTTGGGCTTTCAagttattatcttttttcttttctataattgttaaatgttattttattgcatATAAATATAGTTTACTAGAAtttaatgttattctattatatattatgacttagataatttggtgtttgacttatgactatattttttatttgatgcttcttctcattttattttttatttctctcctGAAAAAGGcgatcactctctctctctctctctttatatatatatatatatatatatattcttttttacaactttactttaggttgatgaattattgtattttttataatatactatTTTGGATTAATACAATTTGGtagtgtgtttgattttttaggttttctgtCACAAgtcatctctctccctcttttagcttttgtttgactttttttttttggggacataatacttagttattttggaagtgaaattttgaatttatatcaaaatacaatgttggctatgtatttgaatgtgtctatcaactattaaaattaaattgtcCAAGATGAAGATATAtagacaatatttttatttcaatttttcattgatttattatttagttataatatcaaaattaaaataaatgaatatgtaaagttaaaactgtctaagatgaatttgtaaagccaatatatttatatatatttaatattgtcaaaaaattaaaagttaaaaaaaaatactaagaagAATAATGATGAGGCCAATGATATAATGGATGAAAAGGCTCAATAGAAGTATAGTAACAAAAATGTGATATGAATATCCAATTAAAGGCaattaaatcttaataaataaaagtgtatgtagtcaaaaaatatatatatatatatatatatatatatatttagatcatcttttctctttatgatatacatattattttctttcatttcgaTAGGTGAAGTGTTAATTTCAGACATAAAGTCTACTTTTTTCCTACATAttgttttaaatattaaagTTATAATATGGTATAGTCCCTTAGGAATGTTTAAGAAATATGCAATTCCAATTTCATGTATCTATATTAGTAAACAAAACTCAATCAATAGTTCGAAACTACTtctatgataaaaaaaattataaatataataatctctttttaagacaaggaaaattttgaataatatatttgaaacttaaagagtTTAGTTGTACAGGAAaaacaaaataggaaaatataacGCACGATAacataaattatcaaaatatggaccgcttaaaaaatgaataatatattaatcaaataaatccaaataataaaatgatgatatattttttgagataaataaatgaaaaataattttagaaactgTTTAAGTTTTTAGGAGAACAAATTACTTTCCACAAAATTTAGAgaacaaattatttatattattctcATGCATTGCATGGATCTGCAACTAGTacatataaaattcaaatcattTTGAAATCTAACTAGACGTTCATATACAAAAGTTTACAGATTTTAACTTTAAACGTAATCATATAAAAAATGgcattactttttaaaattagattaGAAGCTAAAGCTAAAATAGGTACTATTTGACCGAGATGTGGCGTCAGAGCGCATATTTATCTCCACTGATAAATGAGCTTTCTATGAATTAGCTGTTAAAATAGtatcatgtttttaattttgacaTACATCCTTTTTTATGCTTGACATTTTGTTcgatataaaaaattagagttaTAAACCTTCTTTTTCATGTAGAGATCTTAGCTTCAACAGATTGGAAGGAAGTGTTCCAGATTTAAGAGATCATAAAAAGCTGGAATACATGTAAGCTTCACAATCAAATCCTTAACTTTGCTAGTTCAATTATGCAGCTAAAGTACACAATGATATATAACTAGGTTTGACTTTTGGCTTACATCCGTTGATGAATCTGTAAGGAACTTCACTCTGTATACACCTAAACAAGAAGCATGTCCATCTGCTGTCTTTTAGAAGAAACCTAAAAGGGCCTTATATATAACTGTGTcttttattttgtcaaaaaataaaatacaataactTTGTCATTACAACTTACAATAGAAAATAGAGCATTGCCTTTAATATAGTCATGCTATTAAGTGTTTAACAGGTGatattgtctttttttctttttttttttaaaaaaaaaaaaaaaaaactaaataggtATTTGACAAGCAACTTGCTCAATGGGCCTATTCCGGACTGGATCATGGGCAGTGACAATCAAGTGTACAGATTCTCATCCTGAATTCTAGTTCAATTTTGCATGGATTTATGAGTTTGGagaaacttatttttaaattatatttattttttaagctaATGAGGGGGAATTCAAACCCAAATGTGACAGAGAAAAGTTATAaggtaaaaaattaaattgttaaaaaaaaaaaatgatccaagggtagagaataaaaatgaaaattttaactttcaatATCAATTCTTGTAAAGGAAATTGCACAGTGCAATAGCTAGGACCGGATCTCAATTTGGTCAAATTCAGATGTCTCTCTTTCTGGATCGGTAGCCGATCTCAAAATAGTACATGTTAGGGAAGAAATAACACAATTTTCTGGCAGCTTTGCTTTGCATCTTGCTCCATGTGGCTCTATTAAAAAGGAATTTATGAACAATTTTACTATCCATTGTTTAATTGGTTGTCTGATACCTGGGAAGAGTTTACTGACGCTAAAATTTGAGCTGACTAGAGAAGCTTGTTGGAATGAGCCTGAATTTTTGTTGGATTAGCACTTACAAACCAGTTGAGTagttataatataataattttgcTTTTTGTGCAGGGAATATTTAGATCTTTCTTACAATAGTTTTTCAGAAAGTTTTGACCCAGCTTGTCAAGACACATTGCAAAAGTCTCTGCCTACTGTAACTTTATACACTTTGCTCTCTTCATAACCTTTCAAGTTTTCTGAAACTAACTGCTTTTTCCATTGCAGCAAAAATTTGTTCAAAAGCTCTTCTGGAAGGGACAACTTGTAAGCTTCAAACTAGTAAAATTTTACAAAGAACCAAtgctttttttatatataaaaaataaaaattcctttttcacttttattttggataaatgaCACTTGTTATGTACTTCAATGATTAAGAATACTTGACGAGTGCCTGAAGAATGTTCCATGTTCAAAAGGTAATTATATATCTATTCAAATCAAATTCTGAGATATATGCTAGTGTTATCTAGTTAGGCACTTCTCTTTTGTAATTAGGAAGCATTTAATTAATTGTTAGAAATGGTCTCTAATTCCTATTTGGATTTGGTTTCCTTGGAGTGGAGGGAAAAGGTTTTACTTGGTGTGGAAGAGAAGTGTAAAACTCACGGTAAAAACTAACCTAACCAACATATCTAACTAAACTCTACTGGCTACCAAACagtaaaaacagaaaataactAACATCACAATCTCATAGAAAGACCAATAGATAGGCTACATGTGTCTAACACTTAAAACAAAGCTAAAACTGATTTATCTCTATGACAGAAATGATCTATCATGTAGGCATGACTGATAACTCGAGCTTAAGCTACATgtccttttctctcttcttctaccTTGCATTATTACTGTTGCTGCTTAATCTTGGGTTGAATGCATCTCAACAAGAAGTTTCCTTGAcatgaaaggaaaaaagtaaTCCTTATTCAAAAAGTAATTGAGTATTCCTTATCTATCAAGGAATTGAATTGGAAACTCTTAAATAAGTAAGGGTTTGGTGGCTTTTGCTTAAAGGATCTTCTCACATGGAGAGaggaaaaactttttatttttatttttataaatttgataattataatgGGGGTggagggatttgaaccctagtcATCTCCTTTGTAAATAAAAGGAGGTGCCAGTTGGGTTACTAGACTCATGGCAGAGATGAGAACACTCTTAAACGAACATGAGTTGGGTTTCTCAAATGCTAATTTGGtagatttttttgggttgaaagaTACCCATGTTCATGAGTTAAGAggttttatttgtatttgtgaGGGTTTTTTGTGTGAGTACACGAGTTTGTGTGGCTTTTGAAGTTTGATTGAGAATGGttgtaatatatatttgtaatctATATCATAGATTTTGTTGGCGTTGCCTATAGATGTAGGGTTAGAGTAGGCTGAATCATGTTAAATATTGTTATCTTGTGtggatattttattttcttgttcatAGGAATGAACTTTGCTAGCTTAGCTCCGATCACAACATAAATATTCCATCTTATAGAAGACAACTACATATAATATTAACAATACAATCGAAATTTCATTGTTGTTCTATTGTCTGCTTGTATTTTATTGCCAATAATATGGTGCTGCTTTATGTAGATCGGTATTCAATGCATATAAATTGCGGTGGGAACGCTATCACCATTGGAAACATAATGTATGAAGCGGATAGTGAGCTAGGTAGTTCAGCGAAATTTTTTCATGAGAAGGAGAATTGGGGATTCAGTAGCACTGGACTTTTTTGGGATACAGACGCTAGCCTATCCGACTACATTGCATATAATGTATCCATACTCACAATGAACGAGTCTGAACTATACACAAGTGCACGCCTATCTCCTCTTTCATTCACATATTATGCCCGCTGCTTAGCAAAGGGAACCTATAATGTGAAACTTCACTTTGCGGAGATAGTAATCAGAGACAATAGATCTTTTTACAGTCTTGGAAGGCggatatttgatatttatgtCCAGGTAttctatcaaatttatttttctctttatgttaTAGTAGAGgagttaattgaattaattttctGCAGGAAAAACTGGTGTGGAAAGATTTTGATATTGAAAGTTCTGCAAGAGGGGTTGATAAGGCTGTTGTTAAGGAACATAAAGCAAATGTTACAGATAATGTTTTGATGATTCGCTTTTACTGGGCTGGGAAAGGGACAACAGCTGCCCCAAAGAGAGGAACATATGGTCCCCTCATATCAGCAATCTCTGTGGAATCAGGTAACTGTATTAGAGAATGAGAATCTTGCTGCTTTCGGCACTCAGATTATTAGATTGATGAACTATAGAAGCATAGCAATTTAGTGGATGTAGAACCCCATATTTGTCTGCATATAGAAAAGTCTCAAAACCATGTTAAAAGTGCATTTTAGTTGGAAGACAACCAAAACtttattatcattttcattttataacCTTGCCCtgctaatttatttttgaagatcTATTGCTATCATGCTTTGGATTTCCTGTGTGGTgctaaataattaatatatttcagaATGCAATTTTATAATCACTATTCTTAGCTATTTGTCTTGCCTGTAGATTTCAGTCCTCCTCATGATGGCAAGAAGAAGATATCTATTGTGGTACTGGTTGGAGCTGTAGTTGTGGTGCTACTCctcatttttatgattttgggCATTCTTTGGTGGAAAGGCTGTTTGGGAGGGAGGTCATCAAGGGAAAATGGTAATCTGTGCAAATCTTGATGTTGAAATTAGAGAGGACACTAATCGTTTTCTCCAACTATGGCTGGAAGTTTAAACAATGTacagaaaaaaaatagttttatctTCCCATGGATGTGTTCCAAGGTACAACTTGAAAAGCAATAGCATGATTTCAGGACTGTAGAGCATATGAACTTTGCATGGGATAATGCATGATGATTGGGGCCATTTCGTTCCAACTTTGATGACAATGAGCCAATGgaatcaagcaaaaaaaaactaataccattgcttctttttctaaaattggcatggaaataaaaaatgcattgtTGGTTTAAGCTCATTGTAGTTAAGCAAATGTCTAAAGATTCTCATAAATCATGTTTCTGATAGAGAAAAGACTTACCACTTTTGAATGAATTCATCTTCTACATGTTCTGAAAGTCATATGAAATTGGGTTTGTCAGtttaatattcttattttagttttaaaatgaACTTTTGTTAAGTCTTAAGCACATCTCATTCTATGATAAACTAATGAAATATctcactcccccccccccccccttcccccaAAAATAAACTACTTGTGATTGAAAAAGTAGCAGAAGACAATCtgaaaaacttgtggttttCAGTACTGGTTCATAAATTTTCCCCCTTTCTAGATTCTGTATGATTTACTACAATGTACTGCCATCTAAAGGAGTTTAATTTTCTTGTCCTTTAAGATTCATCTAACTAGTCAAGAGGCATGCGAATATTTGGTTGAAAATTGGTCTTGTTATACTATAAGCTGCAGTCTGACATCTTAGCCTGATTCATCTGACAGAGTTAAAAGGTTTAGATCTGCAAACTGGTTTTTTTACATATAGACAAATGAAAGCTGCCACTAATAACTTCAATGCTGCAAACAAGATTGGGGAAGGTGGTTTTGGATCAGTTTATAAGGTATATGATcattttttcctcttccttttctttttattctccttATTGTTCTTTGACGTTTGAAGAGATTCATGATGaaatacaaaattgaaaatgttaAGCAGGGTATACTACTTGATGGTACTGTAATTGCAGTTAAGCAACTTTCACCAAAATCAAAGCAAGGAAGCCGTGAATTTGTGAATGAAATAGGCATGATATCTAGTTTACAACATCCAAATCTTGTTAGATTGTATGGATGCTGTATTGAAGGAAAACATTTATTGTTGGTATATGAGTACATGGAAAACAATAGCCTTGCACATACTTTGTTTGGTAAGTTAATGTTTTATAACTTACTGTGAATTTTATATTGATACCAGAAGAATGAGAACAAACTCTAATGATGAATTTCATTGATTGTGTTTTGAACATCAATCCTAGGCCCTGTGGATGGTCGGTTAAAATTGGACTGGTCCGCAAGGCAGAAAATATGTGTTGGCATGGCAAGAGGTCTGGCTTTCTTGCATGAGGAATCAACTCTGAAAGTTGTTCATAGAGACATCAAAGCTACTAATGTGTTGCTTGATAGGGACCTTAACCCTAAGATCTCTGACTTTGGTTTGGCCAAGCTTGATGAAGAGGAGAACACGCACATAAGCACTAGAATTGCTGGAACAATGTGAGTTACCTTCCTTTCTTTTGCCCCCTCCTTACTTCCTTCTGGACTATTTTTTCCCTATTGTCTTCTATTTCATCACATTTGCAGATCTGATAGGTCTTTAGTCTTGAGTTGCTCCTCTAAAAGAATATCAGAATATGACAGCAATGAAATCTCTGCTCTTAAGACAAGTAGAGAAAATACTGTCAGTAGAGTATTCGCCAAGTCCTTGACTAAATTTTGTGTGTTTGGCATCTGTTAAAGATATTAGTTTATTACGGCTAACCATGTGTAATGGCTCAAGAAGCCAATAGGCCAATATATTGTCTAGCCCATACAGGATTAATCCCAACTCCTATAATCcctatattatatatatcctatttagggttcattgtaattGTCACAAGCCATTGTCAAAGTCACGTGCCCCATGCTCTAGTTAGTTTTCATCTCACACGCCTCTACATGCGGCACACATCAGTTCAAAATTGATGATGCCATCATGACACATCACATTTTGGTCTTGCCAACTTCAATCCTATCCATGTCAACAGTGACGTAAGCATGTGTGCCATGTCAACAGCCAGGTCAGCCATATTTGCCACATTAGAGTCACACTCTTGGCTTGTCATTCTTTGCCATGTCACTTGCACATCAACTCCACTTCAACAGTCTTTGCCGATCAGCAATCGTTACTACATCATTAGTGTCCATTATACTATCTGAACCAACGTTGACCCGAGCCGATTTGACCCAGATTCAACACTTACTAAACCGAACCTTTGACGACAATTGACCATTGACTTTCCTTGCCTTGATCACTAACTTTGACTTTGACCAATTGTCTAAGGTTCACTTTAGTTTTTTCAACTATGCCTATCCAAAGTCGTTTTTTGCAtacattttgattttgggtcTATTTTTCCATATGGCTCTTACATCCCTCAAATTTGATCATATCTCCTTTTGGGTTCACTTATACACAAAATTTGCCAACTCACTCACATATTCATTCCATATTGGGTCGGATCCATGATCCATCCAATGCAGCCATTCATGGACACTTTCATGTATCATTCAATGCATCTTCGAGGGATCTTCCCAAGTTTATGTTCCAAACTCAAGACATCATCAAACCTCtaccttgagtttgagagaaAGTGTTGAAGATATTAGTTTATTATGGGTTGCTGTGTAATGGTACAAGAGGTCCAATACATGGAATTTTCCACACTAAATTCAAACAATTTATTATATACACTTGAAAAGAATATAAGGAATAAGATCCTTGTTCATTTTTATGGCTTATGTGCATAACTACAGAAATAATCAATGCAAAGTCGCAATAATATTGaatgcatgatatgatgcaGGACAAAACTCTAAAATGGGACTTTGTGTTTAGGaaacaaaatgaagaataaaacaaaattaatatgaTCTAACAATCAACATTTAGGCtttgttttaaagaaaaatttaagtACAAGTCCTTAGGGGTTGTATCTTAAGTTATCCAATCAAATTCAACCACATGATTGCATGGCCAAGAGGCCacatagttgaatttaattgtccttAGTGGAGGATAATATTGTTTGTACTGCATTGGTTAATGCAAACATCATGttgaatttattttgagaacCTAAGATTCAACAAGAAATAAAATGTACCACAGTTTTGCCCTTGTTTGGAATCAACACCACAGCAATGAGAATagaaatatagttttttttttaatttttttttatacaagatagaaattctactctagcctaatctaagtgtatatgtgtgtaaagctccCTCTTGGAGATTTGAACCCCAACTCTTGCCTCTTataccccacaagcacttatatttatAGAGTGACCATCACGCCAAGGGTGCACAGTGATAGAAATATATACTCTAGGAATCATTACTTACGGTTTCTTGAAATCGCTACTAAGCATAAGAGAATGAATGATAGGAACTCAAGAATCAACACATTGGCTTGCATGTAATGGGAAACGaatattagaagaaaaattaataatccgAATTTAATTAATCT contains:
- the LOC126728963 gene encoding probable leucine-rich repeat receptor-like serine/threonine-protein kinase At3g14840, whose amino-acid sequence is MKRVLPDISFTVAVFLLVLCMAAQAATPVNEVKALREIAEQLGKKDWNTNVDPCINESSWLTPKLDSRPLYNNSLFCNCSYPDSVCHVIGLFLQGQDLDGVLPRALVKLPYLKSLLLTLNYLSGNIPHEWASTQLEFLSLSMNNLSGPLPSFLGNITTLTYLGIENNLFSGMVPLELGKLVNLENLILSANNFSGELPVALTNLTKLTELRISSNNFTGRMPDFFRSWKQLQKLEIQASGFEGPIPSSISILSNLTELRISDLVGEGSKFPNLSSMRRMWRLMLRSCNITGSIPPYISNMKMIQILDLSFNRLEGSVPDLRDHKKLEYMYLTSNLLNGPIPDWIMGSDNQVEYLDLSYNSFSESFDPACQDTLQNKNLFKSSSGRDNLILDECLKNVPCSKDRYSMHINCGGNAITIGNIMYEADSELGSSAKFFHEKENWGFSSTGLFWDTDASLSDYIAYNVSILTMNESELYTSARLSPLSFTYYARCLAKGTYNVKLHFAEIVIRDNRSFYSLGRRIFDIYVQEKLVWKDFDIESSARGVDKAVVKEHKANVTDNVLMIRFYWAGKGTTAAPKRGTYGPLISAISVESDFSPPHDGKKKISIVVLVGAVVVVLLLIFMILGILWWKGCLGGRSSRENELKGLDLQTGFFTYRQMKAATNNFNAANKIGEGGFGSVYKGILLDGTVIAVKQLSPKSKQGSREFVNEIGMISSLQHPNLVRLYGCCIEGKHLLLVYEYMENNSLAHTLFGPVDGRLKLDWSARQKICVGMARGLAFLHEESTLKVVHRDIKATNVLLDRDLNPKISDFGLAKLDEEENTHISTRIAGTIGYMAPEYALRGYLTDKADVFSFGVVALEIVAGKNNMKYQPNENFVCLLDKAIVLQQKGNLMELVDPELGSEFSKKEVLRMIKVALLCTNPSPAPRPTMTAVVSMLEGRTVVDELNIDPSIYGNNEWRFEALRNQLGKSPQPSSRESQSLARSSNATWMGSSTSA